CTGTAATCCTACCGCCTTTTTTCGCGCCCTGGAAGAGGGGAAAGAGCCTCGATTGCAGACGGCGGGCTGAGTTTGCAATTTCTCTTGCACTTTCTGACGAAAGCGCTTTGCCAACTGGCGTTTGCTCTCTGTAGCCAAATGATGGAATCAGGCCAGTTCCCTAAGCAGTGCTGCTGTAGCGGCAGGCGCTACCAGCGTATTGGCACAGAGAATCCCCGACGCAGCGACCGCCGGAACCCCGATCCCTGGCAGGGTGCTGTCGCCGACGCGGTAGAGGCCGCGAATGGGCGTGTGGGTGCTAGGAAACAGGCCCTGATGGGCGGCGATCGCCGGGCCATAGGTACCCCGATGGCGGCGCAGGTAGCGGGCGTGGGTGAGCGGTGTGCCAATGCGCTCTAGCACGAGGCGATCGCGCACATCGGGAATGACCCGCTCCAGCGCCCGATAAAGCGGCTCTGCCCGTTCTCGCTTGCGGGCTTCGTAGGTTTCATCGCGCTGCCAGCCGTCGTAGGGTTCCAGCGTGTAGGCATGGACGACGTGATGACCTGACGGCGCGAGGCTGGCATCCCACACCGAGGGAATCGAGATCATGCAGGTGTGGCCCGGCGCTGCCAGGTCGTAGCGCTCGACCGGATCTTGCACCACGACATGATGCCCAGTGAGTCCCTCTAGCCCGTCGGCGCGGATGCCCAGGTGCAGGTGCATAAAGCTGTCTACAGCGGGGGTTTCCAGAGCGCTCTGACGATGGTCCGCAGGCAAATCATCGGGCTTGAGCAGGTGCGTGTAGGTGTCCCAGAGGGTGGCGTTGGAAATGACAGTCTTCGCTGCGATCGCCTCACCCGACCGCAGCCGCACACCCACCGCCTGCCCGTTTTCTACCAAAATTTGCTCCACATGGGCATTCAGCCGCAGCGTGCCGCCCCATTTCTCCAGCCCGCGCACGAGGGCTTGCACGATCGCTCCACTGCCGCCCAGCGGATAGTCCACCACAGAATTTGTGCGTTCGCCAAACATAAACGCCATCTCTGGCGCGACCGTGCCCGCCGCAGGCAGCCCCGACAGCAAGAAGCATTCCAGGTCTACCAGCCGCCGCACCCACGGATCGCGCACGGTTTCATCCAGCAGGTCGCCCGCCGAGGACTGGAGCGATCGCACTTGGGGCAGCAGCTTGAGCAGCGCCCAGGGATAGCGGCTGAGCAAAAACGGCACCAGTTGCCAGTCTGCCCGCAGCGCCAGGGTGGGGATGTCGCGTAGTCCGTCGTAAATCTGGAGAAACCGCTGTTCTAGCTGGGCCAGTTCCCGCGCACCCTGGGGCGTGATGTCGGCCACGGCAGCCCGGTAGCGATCGCCCTGGCAATAGACCGGAAACGTGCCCTCTGGAAAGTGGTAGTGGCCCAGCGGATCGTAGGGCACAGCGGCAACTGATTCACCCAGCACATCCAGCACTTGCTTGAGCGGATTGAGCGATCGCCCGTCACTCAGTCCGCAATAGAAGGAGGGGCCTGAATCAAAATGAAAACCGCGCTGCGAAAAGCTGTGGGCCGCGCCACCCGGAATCGCGTGACTTTCGCACACCAGCACCCGCCGCCCATATCGCGCCAGCAGCGCCGCCGCCGTCAGCCCGCCGATGCCGCTGCCAATCACCACAATTTCGTGAGGGGATTCGTCGGGGGAAGGAGCCTTTGGGCTATCGGGTGAATCCACGAACTAAAATCCTCTGAATATTTCTGAATATCTCAGATCCAGGCGTGACCGATCCTTCATTTGACCGATTCTTTAACAGCAAACTGCGCTGACTTACGCTAACCTGCGCTAAATTTACGAAGCTAAACTTACAAAGCTGAATTTACAAAGCCTTGCTGTAACTTTGATCATACCTAGTACCTACGCACTTGCGATAAGCTTTCTGGATTTTGGACAATTTCTCGCAGGCGCAGCCCGCGAGAAATTGTCCAACTGCGTAAGTCCTAATACCGTTTGAAGAACTGATGCTTGAGGGGCATTAGCGATTGAGAATCGAACGTCTCAGCCTCTTCCTGTACCGCCAGCCAGCGTAGGAGGGCGATCGCAAAATCGCAAAAATAGACCGGAAAATACGGAGAAAGGGCGATCGCTTCCTGATGGGAAAATAGCCCAATTTGGGTACGATGTGTGCGGATCTTCCTCAATTCAGCGGTTTGCTGCTGCGCCCAAACCCAAGCGCCGCGTTCGATTTAGCCTCAGTCGGTCGTCTACCCAGCCCATTGCGAGCAACCTGCCATGTCATCTGTAAACTTCGTCGGCTCCGAGTTTCCCATCAACACGATTACAACAGGCAGTCAGAGTACGTCGCTACTCACCGCTGAGGCATTCTCGACGAGGGCGATCGCAGTAGACGGCAGCGGCGGGTTTGTGGTGGTGTGGACGGGGCCAGACGGCGGTGGCTCAAACACTGGAATTTACGCCAGACGGTTCGATAGTGCGGGTGTGGCGCAGAGTTTGTTCGATGCGGACTCCAGTTCCCTAGTCAGCACAGATGCCCGCATCAATACGACAACAGCTAATATCCAGCGACTTGCCAGCGTTGCAGCGGATGCCGACGGCAACTTTATCGTGGTGTGGGAAAGCATCCAAGACCCGGTAACGGGTGATTCAGGCGTTTATGCTCAGCGCTTTGACAAAGATGGCAACCGCATCGGTGGCGAAACCCAGATTCACACTAACGTCCTGGGCGAACAGACCGAGGTCAGCGTGGCGATGGCTCCCACGGGCGAGTTCGTGGTTACCTGGACTAGCGATGTGGGCGATGGGGACGGCACTGGAGTTTTCGTCCGGCGATTCAACAGCGCAGGTGTGGCACAGCCAATTAATCCGCCGATGGGGCCCGCCAGCACCAACGATGTCCAGGTCAACACCACAACAGATCGGAACCAACGTTTTTCTAACGTGGCGATCGCCCCCGACGGCAGCTTTGTCGTCACTTGGTCGAGCGTTTTGCAGGATGGCGACGGCTATGGCGTATACGCCCAAAGGTTCAGCAGCACGGGCGCACGAGTCGGCCCGGAATTCCCCGTCAATACCACCACTGCCAGCAATCAGCAAAATTCCCATGTGGCGATCGCCCCTGATGGCAGCTTTGTCATTACCTGGTCGAGCGAAAACCAGGACGGCTCTAGCTGGGGCGTGTACGCTCGCCTGTTTGACAGCAACGGCGACCCGCTGACGGGCGAAATCCTTGTCAACCAGTTCACCACGGGCGAGCAGCGTTATTCCACGGTGGCAATGGATAGCGACGGCAACTTTGTCGTCACCTGGCAAAGCTTTAGCCAGCCTTCTGAAACTGTGACGACCACGGGCATTGTGGCGCGGCGCTTCAGCAGAACGGGCACTCCCCTGGGTGACGAGTTTCTGGTCAACACCACCACCCCAGGCGATCAGCGCTTCCCTGCCGTTGGTGTTGCTCCCAGCGGCAATTTTGTCGTCGTTTGGACGGGGCCCGACGCTAACGGCACCGGTGTCTATGGACAGCGGTTTTCGCCGCCGACCAGCACCGCGCCGACCGATATCCTGCTAACGCCTGCTAGTTTTCCAGAAAACTCCCCGCTGGATACCGTCATTGGGAATCTCTCCGCCATCGACCCGGATGGAGATATCGTCACCAATTTCCAACTGATCGATTCAGTCAATTTCCCGGACAACAACAGTTTTGAAATCCAAACTGGGTCTGGCGGGCCGATTTTGGTGCTGCGGGCGGCGGCAGATTTTGAGACAAAGAACAGCTACACCATCAAAATTCGGGCAACCGATCCAAACGGATTGAGCTATGACAAAGAAGTGGTGGTGGCGGTTACGAACGTCAATGAAGCGCCCACTGCCATTAATCTCGATCCGCAGTCTGTGGATGAAAACGTGCCCATTGGCACAGAAGTTGGCATCTTCACAACCATTGATCCCGATTTTGTTGACACCCACACCTACACGCTCGTTTCCGGCACAGGCGACACCGACAACGCCAGCTTTACGATTGTCGGCAACCAACTCCGGCTGAACGTTTCCCCCGACTTTGAAACCAAGAACAGCTACACGATTCGGGTTCGCACCACCGACAGCGGCAACCTCTTCTTCGAGCAAGTCTTTACGATTACCATCAACGACATCGACGAAACGCCGCCCAACCAAGCACCCACGGCGATCGCCCTCACGCCAACCAACGTCGATGAAAACGTCCCGGTCGGAACCACCGTCGGCACATTCACAACCACCGACCCAGACACAGGCGATACGCATACTTACACGCTTGTCGCAGGGACAGGCGACACCGACAACGCCAGCTTTACGATTGTCGGCAACCAACTCCGGCTGAACGTTTCCCCCGACTTTGAAACGAAAGATAGCTACACGATTCGGGTTCGCACGACTGACAGCGGCAACCTCTTCTTCGAGCAGTCGTTCACCATCACCATCAACGACATCGACGAAACGCCGCCCAACCAGGCCCCAACGGCGATCGCCCTCACGCCAACCAACGTCGATGAAAACGTCCCAGTCGGAACCACCGTCGGCACATTCACAACCACCGACCCAGACACGGGCGACACCCACACCTACACGCTCGTTTCCGGCACAGGCGACACCGACAACGCCAGCTTCACGATTGTCGGCAACCAACTCCGGCTGAACGTTTCCCCCGACTTTGAAACCAAGAACAGCTATACGATTCGGGTTCGCACGACTGACAGCGGCAACCTCTTCTTCGAGCAGTCGTTCATCATCACCATCAACGACATCGACGAAACGCCGCCCAACCAGACCCCAACGGCGATCGCCCTCACGCCAACCAACGTCGATGAAAACGTCCCAGTCGGAACCACCGTCGGCACATTCACAACCACCGACCCAGACACGGGCGACACCCACACCTACACGCTCGTTTCCGGCACAGGCGACACCGACAACGCCAGCTTTACGATTGTCGGCAACCAACTCCGGCTGAACGTTTCCCCCGACTTTGAAACCAAGAACAGCTATACGATTCGGGTTCGCACGACTGACAGCGGCAACCTCTTCTTCGAGCAGTCGTTCATCATCACCATCAACGACATCGACGAAACGCCGCCCAACCAGACCCCAACGGCGATCGCCCTCACGCCAACCAATGTCGATGAAAACGTCCCGGTCGGAACCACCGTCGGTACATTCACAACCACCGACCCAGACACGGGCGACACCCACACCTACACGCTCGTTTCCGGCACAGGCGACACCGACAACGCCAGCTTTACGATTGTCGGCAACCAACTCCGGCTGAACGTTTCCCCCGACTTTGAAACCAAGAACAGCTATACGATTCGGGTTCGCACGACTGACAGCGGCAACCTCTTCTTCGAGCAGTCGTTCATCATCACCATCAACGACATCGACGAAACGCCGCCCAACCAGACCCCAACGGCGATCGCCCTCACGCCAACCAATGTCGATGAAAACGTCCCGGTCGGAACCACCGTCGGTACGTTCACGACCACCGACCCAGACACAGGCGATACGCATACTTACACGCTTGTCGCAGGGACAGGCGACACCGACAACGCCAGCTTTACGATTGTCGGCAATCAACTCCGGCTGAACGTTTCCCCCGACTTTGAAACCAAGAACAGCTATACGATTCGGGTTCGCACGACTGACAGCGGCAACCTCTTCTTCGAGCAGTCGTTCACCATCACCATCAACGATCTGCCAGAAGGGCCGCCACCCGTCAATGAAGCACCCACGGCGATCGCCCTCACGCCAACCAATGTCGATGAAAACGTCCCGGTCGGAACCACCGTCGGCACATTCACAACCACCGACCCAGACACAGGCGATACGCATACTTACACGCTTGTCGCAGGGACAGGCGACACCGACAACGCCAGCTTTACGATTGTCGGCAACCAACTCCGGCTGAACGTTTCCCCCGACTTTGAAACCAAGAACAGCTATACGATTCGGGTTCGCACGACTGACAGCGGCAACCTCTTCTTCGAGCAGTCGTTCACCATCACCATCAACGATCTGCCAGAAGGGCCGCCGCCACCCGTCAATGAAGCACCCACGGCGATCGCCCTCACGCCAACCAATGTCGATGAAAACGTCCCGGTCGGAACCACCGTCGGCACATTCACAACCACCGACCCAGACACGGGCGATACGCATACTTACACGCTTGTCGCAGGGACAGGCGACACCGACAACGCCAGCTTTACGATTGTCGGCAATCAACTCCGGCTGAACGTTTCCCCCGACTTTGAAACCAAGAACAGCTATACGATTCGGGTTCGCACGACTGACAGCGGCAACCTCTTCTTCGAGCAAGTCTTTACGATTACCATCAACGATCTGCCCGAACTTCCACCCGTTGTTAATCAGCCGCCGACAGACATTGCCCTCAGCAGCCTCAGCGTTCTAGAAAACGTTCCGGCGAACACAATCATCGGCCAGTTCGACAGTTCCGATCCGGATCATTCCAGCGGGTTTACCTATACGCTGGTCAGCGGCGCAGGCAGTACAGACAACGCTGCGTTTCTGATTGAGGGCGATCGCCTCCGCATTCGGTCTTCGCCCGACTTTGAAACAAAACGCTCCTACAGCATCCGCGTCCGCACCACCGACCCCAGCGGCGGCAGCTTTGAAAAAGTATTTATCATCAGCGTGCTGGATGTGGATGAAACGCCACCCAATGTTTCAGCCTCAATCGTGGTTGACCTAAATGGCACGGCTGCGGGAATCGACTTCAGCATTGGTGCGCCGACGGTTGCGTCGATCAAAGTTGCCGCGCCAAACGCCACCATTACCAAAACCAGCCCCACTAACCTGACCCAGCTCGTGGTCAACCTGACCAATCCAATAAATGGAGCCAGCGAGCGCCTGATCGCCGATGTCAGCGGCACTAACCTGCGAACCAACTATGATCCCACGGGCGTACTCACGATCTGGGGCAGCGCTCCTGCCTCGGTCTATCAGCAAGTTTTACGCACCGTCACCTACGAAAACTCGGCGGCTGTTCCAAACACATCGACTCGGACAATTTTTGCCGCTGCCTCCGACGGGCAAACCTTTAGCCCCATTGCCCGCACCACGCTGAATTTTGTGGGGCTGCGGCAGGTTGATGGCACAGATGGGGACGATGTGCTGGTGACCACGCCGAACACTGACCTGCTTTCGGGCCGAGCCGGAAACGATATCGTCCGGTCTACACTGGCGAACTTGCGGCAGCAGGACGTGATTCGCGGTGGGCCAGGGGTGGATACCTTTGTGCTGACGGATGGTACGGGCACAATCACCGTCAATGTCGGCAACTTCAATAGCCAGCTTCCTGACGTTTCTCCGGGGACGCTGGTCACCGAGTTTGAAGTCTTTGATCTGAGCGGGTTCCGGGGCAATGCGCTGATGATTGGCGCAGATAATTTTGATGAT
The Thermoleptolyngbya sichuanensis A183 DNA segment above includes these coding regions:
- a CDS encoding phytoene desaturase family protein → MDSPDSPKAPSPDESPHEIVVIGSGIGGLTAAALLARYGRRVLVCESHAIPGGAAHSFSQRGFHFDSGPSFYCGLSDGRSLNPLKQVLDVLGESVAAVPYDPLGHYHFPEGTFPVYCQGDRYRAAVADITPQGARELAQLEQRFLQIYDGLRDIPTLALRADWQLVPFLLSRYPWALLKLLPQVRSLQSSAGDLLDETVRDPWVRRLVDLECFLLSGLPAAGTVAPEMAFMFGERTNSVVDYPLGGSGAIVQALVRGLEKWGGTLRLNAHVEQILVENGQAVGVRLRSGEAIAAKTVISNATLWDTYTHLLKPDDLPADHRQSALETPAVDSFMHLHLGIRADGLEGLTGHHVVVQDPVERYDLAAPGHTCMISIPSVWDASLAPSGHHVVHAYTLEPYDGWQRDETYEARKRERAEPLYRALERVIPDVRDRLVLERIGTPLTHARYLRRHRGTYGPAIAAHQGLFPSTHTPIRGLYRVGDSTLPGIGVPAVAASGILCANTLVAPAATAALLRELA
- a CDS encoding cadherin domain-containing protein gives rise to the protein MSSVNFVGSEFPINTITTGSQSTSLLTAEAFSTRAIAVDGSGGFVVVWTGPDGGGSNTGIYARRFDSAGVAQSLFDADSSSLVSTDARINTTTANIQRLASVAADADGNFIVVWESIQDPVTGDSGVYAQRFDKDGNRIGGETQIHTNVLGEQTEVSVAMAPTGEFVVTWTSDVGDGDGTGVFVRRFNSAGVAQPINPPMGPASTNDVQVNTTTDRNQRFSNVAIAPDGSFVVTWSSVLQDGDGYGVYAQRFSSTGARVGPEFPVNTTTASNQQNSHVAIAPDGSFVITWSSENQDGSSWGVYARLFDSNGDPLTGEILVNQFTTGEQRYSTVAMDSDGNFVVTWQSFSQPSETVTTTGIVARRFSRTGTPLGDEFLVNTTTPGDQRFPAVGVAPSGNFVVVWTGPDANGTGVYGQRFSPPTSTAPTDILLTPASFPENSPLDTVIGNLSAIDPDGDIVTNFQLIDSVNFPDNNSFEIQTGSGGPILVLRAAADFETKNSYTIKIRATDPNGLSYDKEVVVAVTNVNEAPTAINLDPQSVDENVPIGTEVGIFTTIDPDFVDTHTYTLVSGTGDTDNASFTIVGNQLRLNVSPDFETKNSYTIRVRTTDSGNLFFEQVFTITINDIDETPPNQAPTAIALTPTNVDENVPVGTTVGTFTTTDPDTGDTHTYTLVAGTGDTDNASFTIVGNQLRLNVSPDFETKDSYTIRVRTTDSGNLFFEQSFTITINDIDETPPNQAPTAIALTPTNVDENVPVGTTVGTFTTTDPDTGDTHTYTLVSGTGDTDNASFTIVGNQLRLNVSPDFETKNSYTIRVRTTDSGNLFFEQSFIITINDIDETPPNQTPTAIALTPTNVDENVPVGTTVGTFTTTDPDTGDTHTYTLVSGTGDTDNASFTIVGNQLRLNVSPDFETKNSYTIRVRTTDSGNLFFEQSFIITINDIDETPPNQTPTAIALTPTNVDENVPVGTTVGTFTTTDPDTGDTHTYTLVSGTGDTDNASFTIVGNQLRLNVSPDFETKNSYTIRVRTTDSGNLFFEQSFIITINDIDETPPNQTPTAIALTPTNVDENVPVGTTVGTFTTTDPDTGDTHTYTLVAGTGDTDNASFTIVGNQLRLNVSPDFETKNSYTIRVRTTDSGNLFFEQSFTITINDLPEGPPPVNEAPTAIALTPTNVDENVPVGTTVGTFTTTDPDTGDTHTYTLVAGTGDTDNASFTIVGNQLRLNVSPDFETKNSYTIRVRTTDSGNLFFEQSFTITINDLPEGPPPPVNEAPTAIALTPTNVDENVPVGTTVGTFTTTDPDTGDTHTYTLVAGTGDTDNASFTIVGNQLRLNVSPDFETKNSYTIRVRTTDSGNLFFEQVFTITINDLPELPPVVNQPPTDIALSSLSVLENVPANTIIGQFDSSDPDHSSGFTYTLVSGAGSTDNAAFLIEGDRLRIRSSPDFETKRSYSIRVRTTDPSGGSFEKVFIISVLDVDETPPNVSASIVVDLNGTAAGIDFSIGAPTVASIKVAAPNATITKTSPTNLTQLVVNLTNPINGASERLIADVSGTNLRTNYDPTGVLTIWGSAPASVYQQVLRTVTYENSAAVPNTSTRTIFAAASDGQTFSPIARTTLNFVGLRQVDGTDGDDVLVTTPNTDLLSGRAGNDIVRSTLANLRQQDVIRGGPGVDTFVLTDGTGTITVNVGNFNSQLPDVSPGTLVTEFEVFDLSGFRGNALMIGADNFDDYLVGGLGNDTLDGGTGNDTLIGGPGNDVYIVRSPADTIIERPNEGNDTVQAAVNYTLPDHVENLVLIDNARTGTGNTQNNRITGNALRNLLRGGAGNDTLVGLAGADTLLGEEGNDLLDGGRGRNILTGGQGRDTFVFGVGRGLGRSIVTDFNLRQDRILVRGTGLSAGRIDAAQFIRGTSARRQSDRFIYDAATGRLFFDPDGTGSQRQVLIGTLSNRPSLGAGNIIVG